A single Paraburkholderia sp. D15 DNA region contains:
- a CDS encoding FAD-dependent oxidoreductase, protein MNIVDSRPYIAVVGAGIAGLSCATTLRSAGCRLRLFDRSRGPAGRMSARRDGDWQCDHGAQYFTARDRAFRAEVARWEKAGAAAAWPARLAVLDEPNPVAHTTRIERFVGTPRMSAPARLLAESLPLTTGCTIEKVRCEARGWRLWSTKQGAIDEHFDAVVLAMPAPQVAPLLRAPAPELAAMASSTVMHACWALMLRFDSPLPLGFDAAFVNHGPLRWMARDSSKPGRGGPETWLLHARAEWSDAHLDTPPEQVAAAMLAAFERCGGRRPAAWTAHRWPHADVAPDGDPAPGYVWRDVDGLGLCGDWLNGGRVEGAWLSGRALGHEMLRALQSI, encoded by the coding sequence GTGAATATTGTTGATTCCCGCCCCTATATCGCGGTCGTCGGCGCCGGCATCGCCGGTTTGTCGTGTGCGACGACCCTGCGCTCGGCCGGTTGCCGGCTGCGTCTGTTCGACCGCAGCCGCGGTCCCGCCGGGCGCATGAGCGCGCGGCGCGACGGCGACTGGCAGTGCGACCACGGCGCGCAGTACTTCACCGCACGCGACCGCGCGTTTCGCGCCGAAGTCGCGCGCTGGGAGAAGGCCGGCGCGGCGGCCGCGTGGCCCGCGCGGCTCGCGGTGCTGGACGAGCCGAATCCGGTCGCGCATACCACGCGCATCGAGCGTTTCGTCGGCACGCCGCGCATGAGCGCGCCGGCGCGGCTACTGGCCGAATCGCTGCCGCTCACCACCGGCTGCACGATCGAAAAAGTGCGGTGCGAGGCCCGTGGCTGGCGGCTGTGGTCGACGAAACAAGGCGCGATCGACGAGCATTTCGATGCGGTGGTGCTCGCCATGCCCGCGCCGCAGGTCGCGCCGCTGCTGCGCGCGCCCGCACCGGAACTCGCCGCCATGGCCAGCAGCACGGTGATGCACGCGTGCTGGGCGTTGATGCTGCGCTTCGACAGTCCGCTGCCGCTCGGCTTCGACGCCGCCTTCGTCAATCACGGCCCGTTGCGCTGGATGGCGCGCGACAGCAGCAAACCCGGCCGCGGCGGCCCGGAAACGTGGTTGTTGCATGCACGCGCGGAGTGGAGCGACGCGCATCTCGACACGCCGCCGGAACAGGTGGCGGCGGCCATGCTGGCCGCCTTCGAGCGCTGCGGCGGACGCCGGCCCGCCGCGTGGACCGCGCATCGCTGGCCGCACGCGGACGTGGCGCCGGACGGCGATCCCGCGCCGGGCTACGTGTGGCGCGACGTGGATGGGTTGGGATTGTGCGGCGACTGGCTGAACGGCGGCCGTGTGGAAGGGGCGTGGCTGAGCGGCCGGGCGCTCGGGCACGAGATGCTGCGGGCGTTGCAGTCGATTTAG